ATATTCCAAAGCTTCTTTAGGCTTCTTTTTTTGTATATAATAGTCTCCCTGCTGCAGATAAATATAATAAAGAACCGTCTTTTTTAATTCAGACTTTTTGCTTTTTTCAATATTACTTAATGCCTCATTATTGTACTCAAATGCTTTATCTACTCTTCTCAGTTCTGCATTGAATCTGCTATAAATATTATAAAACATAGCCTTGTGTAAAGGATTGTCTGAGTCTTTCAAAATTTCTTTAGCACTATTAAAAAGAATATTGGATTTCCGGTAATTCTCCAGCGACATATTAACTCTGGCTAAGTTAATATAACATAACGCCTTACCGTCTTCATATCCTATTTCCTGTGCTTTTTTGTAGTATTTTTTATTGAGGTTAACCAAGGAGTCATATTCACCCGCAAGCCGAAATTCTTCATTCTGCTTCATCAGGGGAATATCAAAACTCTTTTCATATTTACTGGAATCAGGGCTACAGGAAATGAAAAGAAGCAATAATATAAAAAGAAGAGCGCGTATCATAATGCTTTTTCCCTTTAACTGAATTTTTGTATAAATTAAGATTTAAAACGGAGCTTCCCGAATTTACAATATTACATTTTCTTTAAATCATCTTTCAATATAAACTCATCATGATTCTTTAATTACCTATTTTATCGAAAAAATCATAAATATCTTCTTCTCCCGGAATATTCAGTCTTTTCCTAATCCTGTATTTTTTTTGTTGAACAGATCTGTGTTGAACAAAGGTATAATCTGCAATTTCTTTAGATGAAAAATGAAGTTTCAGCATGGCACAAAATGACAGTTCAGAATTCTCAAGATCTGGATTGATCTTTAAAAGGGTGTTTATAAAATCCGGATACAGTTCTTTAAACTTCATCAGAAATGAGGAATCATTTCTTCTGGCAAGCTCATTAACATCTTCCAGCATTTTTATTTTAACATGGTTTTTCAATTCCTCGGTTTCTTCCTTTAAAGCTTTCTTTTTTAACTTCTGAGACTGAATAGTTTTCTGAACAAATATTCCTGAGACTGTAAGTATCGTGATGGATAAGGCAATGGCTAAAGGTAAATCACTTCTATGCCAGTCGGTTTCCGGCTTCATTTCAGAGATGAAGCTTTCTGTTGCTTTATTCATGGTATTTAATCGGGCTACATCCAGACGTCCCTCCTCTTCCATATATTTTTTAAGGTAATAATAAGCTTTACCGCCATCATCTTTCTTTTTATAAAGTTCTGCGAGAGATTTGTACACATTATTGATATGCGAAGAATAAGTACGTCTTGTTTTTATATTAATTTCCAGTGCTTTTTTAAGCGCTTTTTCTGCCTGGTCATTATTATTAATTTCATTATAATAATATCCCATGGTATAGTATACCCAGAGAGATTCTGCATCGCTTGTTTTTTGACTGAACATCTTTTCTTCTGACCTTATAATATAGACTCCTGCAGAATCCGGCTGATGTCTGAACAGATAATACTGGGCTACCATACAGTTGCTATATGCTGAGTTTTCTAATTCATTCCCTTTCAGAAAAGATTTCAGTGATGTTCCATACCAGCCTTTCCATGCATATTGAATCCCTTTATTGATGAATAGTCTGGAAAAAAGCTTTTTTTTAAGCTCAGAATCCTTTGCTTCTTTCAGGTATAAGAATGCTTTGTTATTACATGCTATAGCTTTATCATATAATTTAAGATGAGAATAATATTGGCTATAATCATCATAAAATGCAGCTTTATGGAAACTATTGGGGGAATTTTCCAGGTCTTTTTTCGCTTTATTAAAAAAAAACAGTGCATTTTCATAGTTTCCTGCAGATACATTTACCTCTGCCATATTAAGGTAACAAAGGCCTATTCCTTCTTTATACCCCATTTTGGTGGCCTTTTTCAAATATTCAATATTGAGTTCAATAAGTGCTTCATATTCTCCGGAAAGCTGCAGATCTGAACTTTTATTGATCAAAGCCACATCAAAGGCTTCCTTCTCTTTATCCTGCGGATCTGTACTACAGGAAACCATATACAACAGCAGACTTATGCTTATAACACAAATCATCATCT
This Chryseobacterium sp. G0162 DNA region includes the following protein-coding sequences:
- a CDS encoding tetratricopeptide repeat protein, which encodes MMICVISISLLLYMVSCSTDPQDKEKEAFDVALINKSSDLQLSGEYEALIELNIEYLKKATKMGYKEGIGLCYLNMAEVNVSAGNYENALFFFNKAKKDLENSPNSFHKAAFYDDYSQYYSHLKLYDKAIACNNKAFLYLKEAKDSELKKKLFSRLFINKGIQYAWKGWYGTSLKSFLKGNELENSAYSNCMVAQYYLFRHQPDSAGVYIIRSEEKMFSQKTSDAESLWVYYTMGYYYNEINNNDQAEKALKKALEINIKTRRTYSSHINNVYKSLAELYKKKDDGGKAYYYLKKYMEEEGRLDVARLNTMNKATESFISEMKPETDWHRSDLPLAIALSITILTVSGIFVQKTIQSQKLKKKALKEETEELKNHVKIKMLEDVNELARRNDSSFLMKFKELYPDFINTLLKINPDLENSELSFCAMLKLHFSSKEIADYTFVQHRSVQQKKYRIRKRLNIPGEEDIYDFFDKIGN